One Mycolicibacterium parafortuitum DNA segment encodes these proteins:
- the glnA gene encoding type I glutamate--ammonia ligase produces the protein MDRQKEFVLRTLEERDIRFVRLWFTDVLGYLKSVAIAPAELEGAFEEGIGFDGSSIEGFARVSEADMVARPDPSTFQVLPWADSSGKHHSARMFCDITMPDGSPSWADSRHVLRRQLAKASDLGFSCYVHPEIEFFLLKPGADDGTPPIPADNGGYFDQAVHDSAPNFRRHAIDALEQMGISVEFSHHEGAPGQQEIDLRYADALSMADNVMTFRYLVKEVALGDGVRASFMPKPFAEHPGSAMHTHMSLFEGDTNAFHSPDDPLQLSDVGKSFIAGILEHANEISAVTNQWVNSYKRLVHGGEAPTAASWGAANRSALVRVPMYTPHKVSSRRVEVRSPDSACNPYLTFAVLLAAGLRGIEKNYVLGPEAEDNVWSLTPEERRAMGYKELPGSLGVALTEMENSELVAEALGEHVFDFFLRNKRREWENYRSHVTPFELKNYLSL, from the coding sequence ATGGATCGGCAGAAGGAATTCGTGCTGCGCACGCTGGAGGAACGCGATATCCGCTTCGTCCGGCTGTGGTTCACCGACGTCCTCGGATACCTGAAGTCGGTCGCCATCGCGCCCGCCGAACTCGAGGGCGCCTTCGAAGAGGGCATCGGCTTCGACGGCTCGTCGATCGAGGGTTTCGCGCGCGTCTCCGAGGCCGACATGGTCGCCCGCCCGGATCCGTCCACCTTCCAGGTGCTGCCGTGGGCCGACAGCTCCGGCAAGCACCACTCGGCGCGCATGTTCTGCGACATCACCATGCCCGACGGCTCGCCGTCCTGGGCGGACTCGCGCCACGTCCTGCGCCGCCAGCTGGCGAAGGCCTCCGATCTCGGGTTCTCCTGCTACGTGCACCCCGAAATCGAGTTCTTCCTCCTCAAGCCCGGAGCCGACGACGGCACGCCGCCGATCCCGGCCGACAACGGCGGCTACTTCGACCAGGCCGTGCACGATTCGGCGCCGAACTTCCGCAGGCACGCCATCGACGCCCTCGAGCAGATGGGCATCTCGGTGGAGTTCAGCCACCACGAGGGCGCGCCGGGCCAGCAGGAGATCGATCTGCGCTACGCCGACGCGCTGTCGATGGCCGACAACGTGATGACGTTCCGGTACCTCGTCAAGGAGGTCGCCCTCGGTGACGGCGTGCGGGCGTCGTTCATGCCCAAGCCGTTCGCCGAGCACCCGGGGTCGGCGATGCACACGCACATGAGCCTGTTCGAGGGCGATACGAATGCCTTCCACAGCCCCGACGACCCGCTGCAGCTCTCCGATGTCGGAAAGTCGTTCATCGCGGGCATTCTCGAGCACGCCAACGAGATCAGCGCCGTCACCAACCAGTGGGTGAACTCCTACAAGCGGCTGGTGCACGGCGGCGAGGCCCCGACTGCCGCGTCGTGGGGGGCCGCCAACCGGTCGGCCCTGGTGCGCGTCCCGATGTACACGCCGCACAAGGTGTCGTCGCGGCGGGTGGAGGTGCGCAGCCCGGACTCGGCCTGCAACCCGTACCTGACCTTCGCGGTGCTGCTGGCCGCCGGTCTGCGCGGTATCGAGAAGAACTACGTGCTCGGCCCCGAGGCCGAGGACAACGTCTGGAGCCTGACTCCCGAGGAGCGGCGCGCGATGGGCTACAAGGAACTGCCCGGTTCGCTCGGCGTCGCGCTGACGGAGATGGAGAACTCCGAGCTGGTCGCCGAGGCGCTCGGCGAGCACGTGTTCGACTTCTTCCTGCGCAACAAGCGCCGCGAGTGGGAGAACTACCGCAGCCACGTGACGCCGTTCGAGCTGAAGAACTACCTGTCGCTGTAG
- a CDS encoding bifunctional [glutamine synthetase] adenylyltransferase/[glutamine synthetase]-adenylyl-L-tyrosine phosphorylase, whose translation MAKPATQRPKLPGVGRLGLVEPKAQADLDGLGWNTDVHVELLWSLSRAPDADTALKAIVRLSEALGPDWADLDAALLKDRSLRGRLFGVLGSSLALGDHLVANPQSWRLLAGAVSLPVPHELREMFAEEAAKTDNPTTAVPPLRTLYRDRLLVLAALDVASVVENEPVLPFTVVGEHLSDLADAALAAALQVATASVCGDKPVPALTVVAMGKCGARELNYVSDVDVIFVADDDSHSSLTTATRIAGEMMRLASEAFFEVDAALRPEGKRGQLVRTLDSHVAYYERWAKTWEFQALLKARPAAGDMELGKRYIDALMPMVWTASQREDFVPEVQAMRRRVEELVPAGVRDREIKLGTGGLRDVEFAVQLLQLVHGRNDDSLHVASTVAALAALGEAGYIGRDDAANMTASYEFLRLLEHRLQLQRLKRTHMLPEADDEEAMRWLARAAHMRPDGRHDALGVLREELKRQSHRVSRLHAKLFYQPLLESVTQTPLGISDVMSTEAAERQLAALGYEGPQSALTHLAALTGGSGRRGRVQQVLLPTLLDWLSDTPDPDAGLLAYRRLSDELAEARWYLGTLRDEGAVAKRLMHVLGTSAYVPELLMRAPEVIQLYADGPNGPKLCDVDTESITKSLVASAARHTDPSRAIAAARSLRRRELARIASADLLGMLDVTDVCKQLTLVWVAVLQAALDAVTRANTPESGVPARIAVIGMGRLGGGELGYGSDADVLFVCEPHAGVEESVAVKWAVSVAEQVRARLGTPSADPPLEVDANLRPEGRSGPLVRTLASYEAYYAQWAQPWETQALLRAHRVAGDLELGERFLLMIDKTRYPAGGVSPETVQEIRRIKARVDAERLPRGADPNTHTKLGRGGLADIEWTVQLLQMRFAHKIPALHTTSTLDTLNAIGAAELIAEGDIELLREAWLTATRARNALVLVRGKPTDQLPGPGKLLNAVAVAAGWPDGDGGEFLDNYLRVTRRAKAVVRKVFGG comes from the coding sequence GTGGCCAAACCCGCGACGCAGCGACCCAAGCTGCCCGGAGTCGGTCGGCTCGGGCTCGTAGAACCCAAGGCGCAGGCCGATCTCGACGGACTCGGATGGAACACCGACGTCCACGTCGAACTGTTGTGGTCGCTCTCGCGCGCCCCGGACGCCGACACCGCTCTCAAGGCGATCGTGCGGCTGTCCGAGGCGCTCGGCCCCGACTGGGCCGACCTGGACGCCGCGCTGCTCAAGGACCGCTCGCTGCGCGGCCGACTGTTCGGTGTGCTGGGGTCCTCGCTCGCGCTGGGCGACCACCTGGTCGCCAACCCGCAATCCTGGCGGCTGCTGGCCGGTGCCGTATCGCTACCGGTGCCACACGAACTGCGCGAGATGTTCGCCGAGGAAGCCGCGAAGACGGACAACCCCACCACGGCGGTGCCTCCGCTGCGCACGCTCTACCGCGACCGGCTGCTCGTGCTGGCCGCCCTCGACGTCGCGTCGGTGGTGGAGAACGAGCCGGTGCTGCCGTTCACCGTCGTCGGCGAGCACCTCTCCGACCTCGCCGACGCGGCGCTGGCCGCCGCGTTGCAGGTGGCCACCGCGTCGGTCTGCGGCGACAAACCGGTGCCCGCGCTGACCGTGGTCGCGATGGGCAAGTGCGGTGCGCGGGAACTGAATTACGTCAGCGACGTCGACGTCATCTTCGTCGCCGACGACGACTCGCACAGCAGCCTGACCACCGCGACCCGCATCGCGGGAGAGATGATGCGGCTGGCGTCCGAGGCGTTCTTCGAAGTGGACGCCGCGCTGCGCCCGGAGGGTAAGCGGGGTCAGCTGGTCCGCACCCTGGACTCGCACGTCGCCTACTACGAGCGCTGGGCCAAGACGTGGGAGTTCCAGGCGCTGCTGAAGGCGCGTCCGGCCGCCGGCGACATGGAGCTCGGCAAGCGCTATATCGACGCGCTGATGCCGATGGTGTGGACCGCATCCCAGCGCGAGGACTTCGTGCCCGAAGTGCAGGCGATGCGCAGGCGGGTGGAGGAACTCGTGCCCGCCGGGGTGCGTGACCGCGAGATCAAGCTCGGCACAGGCGGTCTGCGCGACGTCGAGTTCGCGGTGCAGCTGCTGCAGCTGGTACACGGCCGCAACGACGACTCGCTGCACGTCGCGTCGACCGTCGCCGCGCTGGCCGCGCTGGGAGAGGCCGGCTACATCGGGCGCGACGACGCCGCCAACATGACCGCGTCCTACGAATTCCTGCGGCTGCTCGAACACCGCCTGCAGCTGCAGCGCCTCAAGCGCACCCACATGCTGCCCGAGGCCGACGACGAAGAGGCGATGCGCTGGCTGGCGCGCGCCGCGCACATGCGTCCCGACGGACGCCACGACGCGCTCGGGGTGCTGCGCGAGGAGCTCAAACGCCAGAGCCACCGGGTGTCTCGGCTGCACGCGAAGCTGTTCTATCAGCCGCTGCTCGAATCGGTCACCCAGACGCCCCTTGGCATTTCGGACGTGATGAGCACCGAGGCCGCCGAACGCCAGCTGGCGGCACTGGGTTACGAGGGTCCGCAGAGCGCGCTGACCCACCTCGCGGCGTTGACCGGCGGGTCCGGCCGCCGTGGCCGGGTGCAGCAGGTGCTGCTGCCGACACTGCTGGACTGGCTGTCGGACACCCCCGACCCGGATGCGGGGCTGCTGGCCTACCGCAGGTTGTCCGACGAACTCGCCGAGGCGCGGTGGTACCTGGGCACCCTGCGCGACGAGGGCGCGGTCGCCAAGCGGCTGATGCACGTGCTCGGCACGTCGGCGTATGTGCCCGAGCTTCTGATGCGCGCCCCCGAGGTGATCCAGCTCTACGCCGACGGACCCAACGGTCCCAAGTTGTGCGACGTCGACACCGAAAGCATCACAAAGTCGTTGGTGGCCTCGGCGGCCCGGCACACCGACCCGAGCCGGGCGATCGCGGCGGCGCGGTCGCTGCGGCGCCGCGAACTGGCGCGTATCGCGTCGGCCGATCTGCTCGGCATGCTGGACGTGACCGACGTCTGCAAGCAGCTCACCCTGGTGTGGGTCGCGGTGCTGCAGGCGGCACTGGACGCGGTGACACGCGCGAACACCCCGGAAAGCGGTGTGCCGGCACGGATCGCCGTGATCGGGATGGGCCGGCTCGGCGGCGGCGAACTGGGTTACGGCTCCGATGCCGACGTGCTGTTCGTCTGCGAACCCCACGCGGGTGTCGAGGAGTCCGTCGCGGTGAAATGGGCGGTGTCGGTGGCCGAACAGGTCCGTGCGCGGCTCGGCACACCGAGCGCGGACCCGCCGCTGGAAGTCGACGCGAATCTGCGCCCCGAGGGACGCAGCGGGCCGCTGGTGCGCACCCTGGCGTCCTACGAGGCGTACTACGCACAGTGGGCGCAGCCGTGGGAGACCCAGGCGCTGCTGCGGGCGCACCGGGTGGCCGGCGATCTGGAGCTCGGTGAGCGGTTCCTGCTGATGATCGACAAGACCCGGTACCCGGCCGGTGGCGTGTCGCCGGAGACCGTGCAGGAGATCCGGCGCATCAAGGCGCGGGTGGACGCCGAACGGCTGCCCCGCGGCGCGGACCCGAACACCCACACCAAGCTGGGGCGCGGCGGTCTCGCCGACATCGAGTGGACCGTGCAGCTGCTGCAGATGCGTTTCGCGCACAAGATCCCGGCGCTGCACACCACCTCGACGCTGGACACACTGAACGCGATCGGCGCCGCCGAGCTGATCGCCGAGGGCGACATCGAATTGCTGCGGGAGGCGTGGCTGACCGCGACGCGCGCCCGCAACGCGCTGGTACTGGTGCGCGGTAAGCCCACCGACCAGCTGCCGGGGCCGGGCAAGCTGCTCAACGCGGTCGCGGTCGCCGCGGGCTGGCCCGACGGCGACGGCGGCGAGTTCCTGGACAACTATCTACGGGTGACGCGCCGGGCAAAAGCCGTGGTGCGGAAGGTTTTCGGCGGCTGA
- a CDS encoding PaaI family thioesterase, producing MFQFDLISAEEYDRERGRYAPLTDALRELVDVGLHTDVDDATVREALGHLEAATALLRQRVREERPVLRHAETGRPVTWGNPAVGLRNAISPPIVVEHDLAGRCWSEFTLGPVYEGPPGWVHGGVCALVLDQLLGEVASDSLTKARFTGTISLRYVRGTRLGPLRAEAFVERTEGAKTFARGYLMDDEGVTVEADGVFITPAWARDAG from the coding sequence GTGTTCCAGTTCGATCTGATCAGTGCCGAGGAGTATGACCGGGAGCGTGGCCGGTATGCGCCGCTGACCGATGCGCTGCGCGAACTCGTCGACGTCGGCCTCCACACCGACGTCGACGACGCGACGGTGCGCGAGGCGCTCGGGCACCTGGAGGCCGCCACCGCGCTGCTGCGGCAGCGTGTGCGCGAGGAGCGGCCGGTGCTGCGGCACGCGGAGACCGGCCGCCCGGTCACCTGGGGCAACCCCGCGGTGGGTTTGCGCAATGCGATCAGCCCGCCGATCGTCGTCGAACATGACCTCGCCGGCCGGTGCTGGAGTGAGTTCACGCTCGGGCCCGTCTACGAAGGACCGCCGGGATGGGTGCACGGCGGCGTGTGCGCTCTGGTGCTCGACCAGCTCCTCGGCGAGGTCGCCAGCGACAGCCTGACCAAGGCCCGGTTCACCGGGACCATCAGCCTGCGCTACGTGCGCGGCACCCGGCTGGGACCGCTGCGGGCCGAGGCGTTCGTGGAACGCACCGAAGGCGCCAAGACGTTCGCCCGGGGGTACCTGATGGATGACGAAGGGGTCACCGTCGAGGCCGACGGGGTGTTCATCACGCCGGCATGGGCGCGTGACGCCGGATGA
- a CDS encoding TIGR03619 family F420-dependent LLM class oxidoreductase, with translation MKFYVSTAFLDTREAVEIAKAADELGYHGMAIPDHVVNLETLQTPYPYTKDGKRRWEAFTDWPDPWVMIGAVALVTSRLHFVTTVYLPAMRDPYSAAKAIGTAAVLADGRLELGIGVGWCREEFELLGQRFERRGKRTDEMLELMKALWAPGWTEFSGDFYTTPRLEMEPTPPPIPVYVGGLSDIALRRAARHDGWIGDLITLDRALERVAAVRALRAENGLGMDDYQVITPLTDAFTPEHYARAAAGGITGIITMPWMFYSGPDASLDQKIDGMRRFRKDLELD, from the coding sequence ATGAAGTTCTATGTGTCGACCGCGTTCCTCGACACCCGGGAAGCAGTCGAGATCGCCAAGGCCGCAGACGAACTCGGCTACCACGGGATGGCGATCCCCGACCATGTGGTCAACCTGGAGACGCTTCAGACGCCGTACCCGTACACCAAGGACGGTAAGCGGCGCTGGGAGGCGTTCACCGACTGGCCCGACCCGTGGGTGATGATCGGCGCGGTCGCGCTGGTCACATCGCGACTGCACTTCGTGACCACGGTGTATCTGCCCGCGATGCGCGATCCGTACTCGGCGGCCAAGGCCATCGGCACCGCCGCGGTGCTCGCCGATGGACGGCTGGAACTCGGCATCGGCGTGGGTTGGTGCCGTGAGGAATTCGAACTGCTGGGGCAGCGATTCGAGCGTCGCGGTAAGCGCACCGACGAGATGCTGGAGCTGATGAAGGCGCTGTGGGCGCCGGGCTGGACCGAGTTCTCCGGCGATTTCTACACGACCCCGCGGCTGGAGATGGAACCCACGCCGCCGCCGATCCCGGTGTACGTCGGCGGGCTGTCCGATATCGCGCTGCGCCGGGCGGCGCGCCACGATGGCTGGATCGGGGATCTGATCACGCTGGACCGGGCGCTGGAACGGGTCGCGGCGGTACGGGCACTACGTGCCGAAAACGGCTTGGGCATGGACGATTACCAGGTGATCACACCGCTGACCGATGCGTTCACCCCCGAGCATTACGCGCGGGCGGCCGCCGGTGGGATCACCGGCATCATCACGATGCCGTGGATGTTCTACAGCGGGCCCGACGCATCCCTGGATCAGAAGATCGACGGGATGCGCCGGTTCCGCAAGGACCTCGAACTCGACTAG